The Solanum dulcamara chromosome 2, daSolDulc1.2, whole genome shotgun sequence region ATCGTGAGTCCAAAGATTGTAGGGTTCAACACTTATAGGACGAGTCCAAATAATGACTCATAGTCGTGAAGATGAGTCTAGAAACCACTCATTTGCAAACTTCAGAGGCTtgattttttagaattttccaaAGCCTGGAGAATGAGTCATCTTGATGACTTGTCATCTTcattacgactcatagagtcAATTCATTGGGCTAAGTCTgagtttttaatgaagggtaattatgtcatttcccaagttcagttcaatgaagCTAGACAGAActatggctaagttcaagcctatatctaccaaattctttgaaatttccctcattctaaattctcctaaggcaagaactcaattctctcaaggttcctctccaagtttcaagctagggttttagatttcttcaaggtttgttcttcaattctaagtgaattcacttaaggtatgtggggattgatccatgggttcctttcatctATGGAATCCCAAATTTTTCTCAAGTTTCCTTAAATCTTGATTGGTTTATTAACCctagatttgatgaattgcattgggatgTTTCACTTTCATTTTAGAtgattatcaatgatctttacaAGGATGTtgtcatatgaattgcatgattatgaatgcccatgcataaagctatttccaagttatgattatgaagttaaagatgattttcatgagttgattatgagttcaatgttgtttaaataaagttttcattatttaaagttgagattctaatttaatgatgaaagttattatgatgataaattatgatcatagaaAGTTAtcatggtgtgataagtacaatccTCACAGAATCATGTTCAAAGatagtgataaggacaattctcacaaaattatggatttctatgaatcactaaaggtaatgagctactcctaatatgttttataaagatggattgataggtaatTACTATCTTtacctattatgttatgattatatttttatgagttttctttgagatattgactaagcaacaagaggacttctaggtagggttcggttcggtaacgcagttagttatccaaaggaatcctagtagcaacctaaagtcccaaactacattgcccataTAGGATTACCTTcatggcctaactagtggatccatacatagcatagttgagttgagttgagtaccatgacggagtataccctggcaaggtagcctcccctttcTCGGTGAGGGttccatcggattccatgtcatagctcacatggtcttaagatgtcagttaaaggtcttatcttGAAAGTTAAACTATGAGTTTTacgataaagttttatgatatgcatcgaccatgagttttcatatgttctcaaatgcttttaagccttatgcatgttcattatgattggtcatgcatcttatggcatattgttcatgtttttttacttgttcatgcatatttcacatacttagttccttccatgtactaacacatactttgcctacattatatcataatatagggacagATGACACTCACAGTTATCCTCTTCGTGGCTAAAGTTGTTTTAGAtatcaaggagttggtgagtccttattctatcgaggacatgactttcattctcattatttacttaacttttcttctattgtttgggtgagctaggagcttggcCTAATCCCCCATCAAACACTATACTTGAAGAATGTTTAGACAATgttttgatgtagtccatttggaCGTCGATTTGAGTACttctatcccttagacccattcccttgAGCTTTTACTTCTACTTATCttactatgtttctttaccttatgtatacgaTGTATGTTAAAATGCCTTGCTTGGGGTCCCTCACATCGCGATTACCATGCTATGTCTtagccctagtttgggtcatgacaaactttgtattaaAGCACATGGTTTAGAAGAGTCTTGGGGAGTCTAACATGTCACATTAAGTAGAGTCCTATCCATTGGTGTGAAGctccataactatgaataggaggctataaaatgtcttaggaaaatctcacttctttcatgatctatgtcatacGGTAGAGCGGTTAAGTCTTTTCCTCTAATGCTAggtctttgcgattttcagaaaatgcctccatgaagataccccGCTAGAAGGAATATAGtttaagaggagaaacaagctacACATGATCCCTTGAATGATCAAGACTCCAATTCCTAGTTCTGAGCGGCCTTCTAAGTATATGCTCAAGCCGTTACAGCTCAAGCCAATCTTGAAGTGGTTGCTTTCGTGAACCCAAAAATGGGTACAATGGTGATAAGAGTTCATGATTTCACGTggatgaatcctctggagttttggGCTTCCAAGGAGGaaaaggatccacaagagttcattgatagaATTCATAAGGTTGTGGATATTATAGGGGTTAGCCCGATTGAGAAGGCGATGTTGGCTACATATCAATTGAAGGGCGTTGcttaaatttggtttgatcaatggaaaagtgagaggcctagagaggcggatctcgtgacttgggatgagttcaaaggggtgtttcttgattgcttcttcccattagagtttAGTAAGGACaaggtacaagagttcatcaaccttaatcAAGGTGGAATGACtgtgagagagtatgccctcaagttcatcCAATTATCGTAATATGATTCATTCATGGCTGTCGACTCAAGAgttcgtatgagcaagtttatgtCGGGTGTATTGGATATGGTCTCAAAGGAGTGAAAGACGACTATGTTAATTcgagagatggacatctctagacttatgacctatgcggatcaaatagagagtgagaagctaaaggagaaaACTACGGAGTCCAAGAGGTCAAGGACCGTTGAGGGTGAATTCTCTCATGGTAAGTACAAAGGTGGAGGACATCCTTATTTTATCCAAAGGTACTCCAGCCAAGGATcctcaaatatcactattccaaggtttgacaaggatagggtgacCAACCCTATCCTCAAAGAAGtgctcctattggccaagttacccctgcatgcaagaagtgtggcaaCAACCATAAGGGTGAGTATTTAGAGagtttgaatgtgtgctaccaATGTGGTAAGTCGGGCCATCATGATAAAGAGTGTAAGGCCAAAGATGGTTGTCCTCAAGGCCAAGCTGTTCAAGGTGCCCAAatgcaaccaaagggtggtcaatgcaacaaccGGTTTGATGCGCTTCATGGTAGGCTGGAGGTGGAGAAGACTCCCGAtattgttaccggtatgttatgggtctttcactatgatgtttatgccttacttgatttGGGTGAAAATTTGTCTTTTTTCCCCTTatatggccatgagatttgatattAGCCCTGAAATattttagagcctttttccGTTTTACTCCAATAGGTGAGTCtattatggctaaaagagtctatagaagttgtccaaTTTTGATTATCGATAAAGTTGCTCTATGTGATGTAgctgagcttgagatgaccgattttgatgttatccttggtatggattggctataacatgttatgcttctattatttgtagaacccgagtggttaaatTCCAATTTCCCAATGAGACAATCATATAATGGctttaaaggtcaatttattttgtgccttaaagctcgaaaaatgattttcagggtttgcatctatcatcttgtgagggttaggcaTGAAATTTTTGAatcccctactctagagtcggtctctattgtaaatgagtttttaGATGTATTTCCCAATGATCTACCCagtgttcctcccgaaagggaaattgactttggcgtAGACCTTCTTTCGggtactcaacccatttctattcctccttactaaaTGGCACCGGCgaaactaaaagagttaaaggaacaattgaaagacttgttagacaagggtTTTATTCGatcaagtatatccccatggggtgcacccattttgtttgttagaaagaaggatggttcgctacgtatgtgcatagactactagtaattgaacaaagtaaccatcaagaataaatacctaattttgaggatagatgatttgtttgactaaTTGCAAGAGgtaagttacttctctaagatcgatGTCCATTCCGGTTACCaacaactaagggtgagggtgtgtgatattcccaagatgacattttgaataaggtatggccattattaGGTCTTAGTTATGTCGTTTGGCTTGACCAATGCCCCTGCAgaattcatggacttgatgaatagggtgttcaaataatatttggatatgtttgtaattatgttcattgatgatattttggttttctCTCGGATGAGGAAGAGaatgctaatcacttgaggattatgttgcaaactctcaaggacaagcaattattttccaagttcaacaagtatgagttttggctaagggaggtggcttttcttgATCATATTGTGTCCATTAaaaggattatggttgatcctaagaaaactgaagcagtgaagaattggcctagaccattgtccccttcgaatattagaagtttcttgggcttagccagaTATTATAGGAGAGTGTGGAAGGGTTTTCCTTAATTTCATCATCTTTGaaaaagttgactcaaaagaaggtaaagtttcAATAGTCGATGGCTTATGagaagagttgaaagatcatctcacTACCACTCCTAGTCTGATGGTTTTtctatttattgtgatgcttcaacgGTGGGTATTAGTTGTGTtatgatgcaatatggtaaggtaatagTTGATGCTTCCAcacaacttaaggtgcatgaatggaattatccaacccatgatcttaaatTAGTGGCGGTTGGTTGACTCcgatgatggaggtgttcttattcataatggttcggaatcatctcttgtgggagatgttaaggccaaaaaATACCATGATCTaatgttggttgagttaaagaagtcagtTACCGATAAAGCCATTGAAGCATTCTTCTAAGGGAGAGATGGTGTACTTCGTtatcaaggtcatttgtgtgtgcCTAATATAGATAGTTTATGAGacttgatattgaatgaggctcatagttctcgaTAGTCGATTCATCTGGGTTCTACTAAGAAGTCAACCCCTGGTGCCGGTTTCTATAACTTTCTGATATTTCCTCTTTTGATCCTTGTTTTAAGACTTTCTAAGTTTCTGGGGTCTTACGTGTTCCACCTGATTAGATTTGTGAATTACTCTTGGGCCCTATTTCTGgatttagagttagaatccTTTATGCTTTCTTGTTGTAGTTTGGCGGGGCTAGTTATATTTGTACTCTCGACGTTGTACTTTGGTTGAATATGGAGCTATTAATTGACTAACTGAGGACATGTTTCCTCATATCCTCCTTTTTGTTACCTAATTaaggttgagttcccttttgggtcttgttgttgagttagaggagtaaaTTTGAGCCCTAGAGGTCAGTTGTATGTGTTAGTCCTAtttctatgctctagagggtaaggtacTTGTGgcatcattattgtatgtgattttgCATGTTGTTTGGGTGCTAGTAATGGCATGCATTGCTTTGGATCCTTATTTTCTCACGGATATAGTCGACCCCGGTACATGCATTGGTTGTTGGTATTGATTTGAGGAAGTTGGGTTGTAACCCATACTATTTTATACGGATTTTCTAAATAGGGGTAGTACTACCTTTAGTACTACAATTTACAGTGGactggaggcatcgaggatgcgctcattttctTGTATTAATTCTGTCAAAGAGAGATCCCGACCCTTTTTATactgatttgactatttatctctGGTCACCGTGATAGAGCGGATTTTTTATGATCAAATATACAAATTGATATTtgtattgatataagacctagaACAGGACTCGGCAGGTATATAAGGGCATTTCTGATCCCCCGTGGCGATCCTAGAGAGGAGCATGTGTCCTATTTCTTAGCCGTGACTagaagtaaatatatatatctgggtatgaggcacttggcacTAATGGCACAACTGGTTTTATTGCATAAcactcattcatatatgcattgcatatCACGAGTATAGTTATTTGTATAtgtcggtagtatgggatgccTTGTGGGTATACCTTCTTGTGAGTGAACCTCTGAGGCACACAGGGTCTCGGAAGGTATTATCTGACTATTTGCGAACTTGTAGttgtataaagggtggtctcttgtttgaagatAGTTAtttcccttgttcttatttatctaaccttTTTTAGCAGGGATTTAGTTAATACGGTCCTTTGGGcttttatgtgatatctgtgtttacTTTTATTGGTACTTgtgttagtaggttgtcacttagttgtcctcTTTCATAGAGTGTTGTCGTGTTTAGGTTCTGGGCTGGTGCCACCACGTACGTCCTCTGGTTTATCATTAGTTTCCTATCTTCTCCTTTCCTTGTATTAGATGTTTTTTATTGCAGGTTTCCGTGTTATTCTTatagttacttatgatatataatccttgcttacatgttctttatacttgctttatattAGGAGCTCATTCGGCTAATGCCTAttgagtgccacttgttggtactcatactatactttctcACCTTGCAAATCAAAGTATgggttttcactactgatttggatatcatACAGAGAAACTCTTGGatttttggagacttgggtgagctcttgacaattggagttgcctatctccctctGTTTTAATTGGACtagtatttattttgtattcaaaGATGGTTGTACTATTATCGTAtttgtataaaccttgtacttccttatttagtttagtagctcgactaccgactgataTCAGGTCTTGGGAGTTATATTGGTGTATTTTTCTCATTCTTCTTctcttattattactattattattattcgctTTTTTTCACTTGTGATGGTCTGTTGCCTATAGTTCCGGACTGTGGGCTTagacttacctactggtgggtttaTATtaagtgccatcatgacttaaaAAATTAGATCGTGACAATTGTCAAGgccaccacggtccatggtgatGGTCATGAAATAGAGGGTCAAAAACTTACTGGAGGGGTCAACTCCCACGGAGATCACTATGGTCCGTGAAACTTTCCACACATCGTGGAACCAGTCATGGAGTGGGCCTATCCTTAGGGACCAACTACTTCTCCTATATGGACCTTATTACGGTCCGTGAAACCTTCAACGTCCCGTAAAAAGGTCTTCTTGGAACTCAACAATTTTAAGGGTTTGAGGGGTCAAGTCCACGGGCAAAGCCACAGTCTGTATACCCTTTTGTGAACCCTTCCCCCTTTTTCCCTTCTACCACAGTGCCTTTCATGGCTCATGGTAAGCTCTACAACTCGTCAAAAGGGCCCCGTGAATCCTACCTAGTgcaaaaagttgaaattttttgagaatCTTCTTTTAAACTCCATTTTCCAACTTTCGAACTTTAGGGGTCTTATACATAGCCTGACATTTGTTCAAGAGCCTCCACTAATAGGATGTTAACTGATAGTTGTTTTAGTATGGATACAAATTTCTTGAACTTCtcatcttctttcttcttcatcaacCTTTGTGGGAAGGGGGGACATTTTGGCTTTAGCATAAGTATTACTAGAGCATTTTTTTCTGGGAAGGCCTTCTCTTCTTTCTCATGAGATGCTTCactttgttgttcttcttcttcgcTTTCTCACGATTCAATATCAATGTTTTTCCCCTTTATGGCACTTCTCTCATCATTTGGAGTTGGTTAGCGTATGGTTGAATTCTTTGAGTTATACCACAAGTCACCACTATATCACTTCCACTCATTTGTTCACCTCTAGTGGTTACCACCATgcacttattattattattatgattgttTGGATGTTTGTCATTCATTATCTGATCCATTGATGTTGATATGTGGTCTATTTAAGTTTCTATCTACTTGATGGTTGTCGAGTGTGCGTTCACCATCTTTCCCATACTTTCTACATAATTGTGAATCTGGTGTATGTTAATATTTGTTGATTCTACCTTTGTCAATACATGGGATAACATATCCTCCATTTGGATCTAGTTGGGTAGATATGGGGTTTGCCTTGGAAAGAAACTTGTGGTTGTACAACCCTTCTTCTGAAGactctttttcccttatctGTGTTGATGTTGCCCCCAGTTCCAAGCTTAGTTCTCATAGCCTTGCTCCAATAAGCCCCCTAAGCAGGGACTTTGAAGTAGGCTGAGAACTTTTCCATTGGCGTCCCAAATAGTGAGCATCTTCATAATATTGGAGACTGTCCTCATACCAGTATCTTTGATCAATTGAAGCCACCACATTTACTTTCTGCGTTGGGGAGCCCATCATATGCTTAATTAATAATTCTATTTGTGTCATCAACTGTGCAATCCTTTCTTTTTTAGTCTCTTCATggcttatctcttcttttgacAACTTTTGCTTGATGCACTACTAACCACCTTAGCTTCTATGCACTGCCAAGATCTGTTTGTCTTAGTCAGCTGATCAAGCATAGCATTGGCCTCCTCATAAGTATGGTCCATCAGTGAACCCTCTACATCATTATTGGCCACGGACTTGTTGATTACATCTAGAGATTTGCAAAAGCTTTCTAGAAATATTTCATCTGATAGCATGTGATCTGGACACTAAActactttcattttaaatttgagAACCTCATGTAGTGCTTCACCTAGCACTTGTCTGAATTTGTTGATATCATCCCTAAGCTGGATATATCTTCTTGAGGGGAAAGAACCTCCCTAAGAATGTACTTATAAGCTCTGCCCAAGTAGTGATGCATGTTTTTGGTAACTCTCCAAGCCATGTAGTTGCTCTACTATCAGAGAAAATGTAAGCAACTTCATTCTGAGTCTTTCTTGAGAGATACTTCAGATATTATAAGCTAGACACACCCCAGCAaaatttttaagatgtttgTTGAGGTCTTCAAAAAGTAGACCATTGAACAATACTTTCATGCCCAATAAGTGCAACATCGTGTTGGTGATGTTGAAAGCTGTATTTTCAATCAGTGTGGAGGTCTAATGGCCCTAACATGGCCCACTTGTATAGCATCTGTTGTGGTGGCAACCTCAACTACCAACATAGGACCGTTCTTGTCATTTATTGCAAAATTTAACCTTCGTCGCCTAAGTGTTCTTTCTATATTCCTAGGTCAATTGGAACCAAGAGAGATTCTTAACTCCTAGAATTGGGAAAAACTTTGGAAATCCCATCTATGGACAAAAACAACATCCAGTGTAATTTGTAAACAAAAATAATAGCTACTTaatgaattttataaattataaaactcTAAACTACGCTCTCCTGCAATGATGCTAAAATTTTAATGTCACCCAAACTACACTATTTTACTTAATTAAAGCAGTTGATTACAAAATATTGTAACCCAATTGGTTAAGGTCAGATCCCATAGAGAACCTTGTTAGAGATCTTTATAGCTTGCTattgaaattctaatttgtaACTATTATTGGAAAATTGGGGGTTTTATTATAGAAAATTACTAACTAATTTAATCACTTGgattttaatcaataaaaaatgaACTAGGGTTAAAGTTCTTAGATATTGAAACTCAAAAAGATACTGTGCTATCAACTCATTCAAATGGATTCATTATGCAAAATTGATGAATCTATAAGTCTCATAAAGCCTATTGACCCAATTAAGAGAATATTACCCTAAGTCCTTGCTAGCACTTGGGTGTagaattaatttgttaattcatCAAAAGCCTCAGGTTAACTGTCCTCTCTTGAGCTTAAGCTATTAGATGGGGTTTGGTAGTCCTAAATCCCTATTAATGATCATTTCTCCtaattgtattttcttttgtcaAGAAAGTTATAATATGTGCAAGTTCTTAATGTTGTCAACCATTTCAGAAAATAATCTTTATGAAAGGACCTTAATACACAATGATCACCGTTTCATAAGAAGATATTattgtaaataatttattatcatCATCCCTAATCTAAGTTCCATAACCTTATTAGTTATGattttagctactcataactagCGGTAAcaataaatattataagttaAACTACTAAAGAACATTAATATAGATGAAAGTAAACAAAACTTTGATTAATGCAGCTCTTGCAAGAGAACCTTGTTTGTTTTATAATAATCTACTAAACATTGTAATTAAACTCTAAGAAAGTAAAACCTATgagtttgtcacaccccaaacTAGGGGGCGCAACGGGCATTTGGTACCCTATTTAACTGATTTAGCCACTGAAACATAATGGAAAGGAAATATTGAGGGGCGACTAGGCCGCCACAATAACTTACTGAAAAGAGATATTAGACAGGCGAGGTCACAACAACATCAAAGACATAATGAATGAACGACAAGGCCaacttaattaataaagaactagcaagacgacaaggctgtaATTGAAGCCATAAATAtaataagccgacaaggctataaATGAAAGCTGAGAAGACCCAATAGAGTATGTCCACAAGTCTCTACAAATTATACAACTCAAATGGTTGGGAAAATTCCCTAGGATTCCAACAATTatatataaaactcaagaacgaaaaacctacagacaaccaacaactcCAGGAAGAACGGAGCTTTTCAACCCTCACTTGAGACAACACCCCTATTGCAAGACTGATCGGGACTTTGTCTAAACCTGCAGCACGAATGCAGAGTTCCCAGGCAATGACACGTTAATACGAATAAAAATTTACTGATATATAAGATGGAAAGTGGAATCATAAATAGTTGTAATAAAAAAGGTAAAAGAGATACCACTTGAAACTAAAACTCTGATAGCCTCAATAGCCGACATTTGACCTCATAATAATCAAATATGCATGGTATGCTCGTGTAATTATATGTAgtgaatacatatatataggtgcaTGCATGATATACCAACAAACTGCTAGCAATAGCGGTCTCTTCCGATAGCTAATTGGTATCATATTGCCAACTTGTGGCCATCTGTACAATTTATATAGTCTTCTGGGAAAATAGGCCCCCTTTCCTCCGACTATAGCTCAGATTTCATTATAACATGTCgtgtatgatatgaactttgaatgcacaCAATATGCCATAACAATTTACCTAATCTTGGCTTTTGCGTACTCTTATTCTGATAATCTCGTAATCACTTTCTTATAATGTGTAAATGTCTCACAAGTTCTCATATACTTTCTAAATAAACTTGAAAACTTAACTTGACTTTAGATAGGTAACTTAAACCTGAGAATGTTCACAAAGatcttgtcacgacccgatcctagggcctagatgcgacacggcgaatgagacacccgaaggtacctcactcgagcctcttagcattcattaagcatttcattagtaacgataaataataataagcggaaataaaaacatttatccATTTATGTCTaagcatacctctactaatagacttgacgggggctaagacatgtccctagctcacccttaatataaGTGTCATGAAATGCTTTAaataaagtcttactattctacataaccaaagcttagaataaaagggatgttgtccccgaaacatgggaactcaccactagcaaatcttcaactaataagagttagccacgtggaggagatcgaggagcggcgtcggttcctacatggtgatatcatgtaggccaaagtatgcgttagtactttgaatgtactaagtatgtggtatgctatgaaatgaagaacataagagggatatgagaaatcaatatgcatgagtgaatgcatgcattgaaCATCATCAtaggaaaccttaaaatatttatttttttgtgggtAAGTGAcaataaccgacatttaagaccatgcgagctattacatggaatacaacataaccccctacgttggcatagggagtctacttgccgggtagaactccattcaatttacattcatttatttaacatttggtggctacaagggcctagccgacaagggctcctatggtggcacatagttaatgcaacatgagactttacttaaggaccccttagatcgagtccccatctacatgctacattcggtgctaggtcaaatcccacggaataacatttatatatatatatatatatatatctcataataacataagcattgtataactttagacatcaaatcatttccggtggaatagctcattaaacatttcatttgattcaactatgtgagaattatccctTCACGTTGAATCCCTTCTTTGGCttaaagccctttcatcatcattcaatcatttctcaagactcccttaatcat contains the following coding sequences:
- the LOC129880536 gene encoding uncharacterized protein LOC129880536 isoform X2, translated to MGLRLKILIVHVTSRHFLFGGVVVPLLLLVLLHMASWDCLKATFGLLSYTISQASGALIIFPLIKVLGGKEFEAKGQMTLTVILFVAKVVLDIKELELIRLMPIECHLLVLILYFLTLQIKVWVFTTDLDIIQRNSWIFGDLGELLTIGVAYLPLF